The following are encoded together in the Oncorhynchus gorbuscha isolate QuinsamMale2020 ecotype Even-year linkage group LG03, OgorEven_v1.0, whole genome shotgun sequence genome:
- the LOC124020099 gene encoding small vasohibin-binding protein, with product MEPTCRKDKVKLNSTPTRGDRAKQKSAQQELKQRQRAEIYALNKVMTELEQQQFEAFCKQMQSQGE from the exons atggagCCCACCTGTCGCAAAGACAAAGTGAAGTTGAACTCCACTCCTACTCGCGGCGACAGGGCCAAGCAGAAATCCGCCCAGCAGGAACTGAAACAACGACAACGGGCAGAG atCTACGCCCTGAATAAGGTGATGACAGAGCTGGAGCAGCAGCAGTTTGAGGCCTTCTGTAAGCAGATGCAATCCCAGGGAGAGTGA
- the fbxo2 gene encoding F-box only protein 2: MARNLLKNPAGEEQMEFWELTENGGSQWQVEEMPGDCGYNFGDDGVTKYFSTSFELCLKRQVVDLVAEGYAPDDLAAQPAVSVLDWYSGRTDCGCTYQLTVCLLDENEEILQEFKPESVTLDPDCDDCSWKQVNHTFNDYGPGLRFISFEHGGQDTKYWDGWFGVRVTGSSVIVET; encoded by the exons ATGGCCAGGAATCTACTGAAGAACCCAGCTGGGGAAG AGCAGATGGAATTCTGGGAGCTGACAGAGAATGGCGGAAGCCAATGGCAGGTGGAAGAGATGCCGGGAGACTGTGGCTACAACTTCGGTGATGATGGAGTGACCAAATACTTCAGCACCTCCTTTGA gcTGTGTCTGAAGAGGCAGGTGGTTGACCTAGTGGCAGAGGGCTACGCTCCTGATGACCTCGCTGCCCAGCCagctgtcagtgtgttagactg gtaCAGTGGGAGGACAGACTGTGGGTGCACCTACCAGTTGACAGTGTGTCTGTTGGATGAGAACGAGGAAATTCTTCAGGAATTTAAACCAGAATCAGTCACTCTGGACCCAGATTGTGATGACTGCTCCTGGAAACAG GTGAACCACACTTTCAATGATTACGGTCCTGGCCTGCGCTTCATCTCGTTTGAACATGGAGGACAGGACACCAAGTACTGGGACGGCTGGTTTGGAGTTCGAGTCACTGGGAGCTCTGTTATTGTAGAGacctga